A genomic window from Xenorhabdus cabanillasii includes:
- a CDS encoding FecCD family ABC transporter permease, producing the protein MTQIDSSTPIRQPRVRTFALGKAVFITPSWQTRKVVFSMLLLLVVLFYLTLSSGREGMDNPFLTTETPYQEFILLQIRLPRALVAIGAGIALALSGTLFQLTTRNALGSPDIIGINAGAAVGIMASVLIWPDVLPIPLGALLGAGLAVLLVYLGNGAGLGRMQTGKIVISGVAVAAFCMAMVDFAVSNIRVEQAQQIRSLLSGSLASRGWQDVTLISGLVIFTPVLFWLGRQLNYTHFGDDIANTLGVPVRLIQIVSILLAVIFAAMSVLVVGPVSFIALSAPQIARRLVHAKGAALFCSALVGALLMLLSDLITLILPTPARLPVGLVTAVIGGIYLMYLLYAELRRTR; encoded by the coding sequence ATGACGCAGATTGATTCGTCAACACCAATCAGGCAGCCACGTGTCAGAACATTCGCATTGGGAAAGGCCGTTTTTATCACACCATCATGGCAGACAAGGAAAGTGGTATTTTCGATGTTGCTGTTGTTGGTAGTGCTTTTTTATCTGACCTTATCATCAGGCAGAGAAGGGATGGATAACCCTTTTCTGACAACGGAAACGCCTTATCAAGAATTTATTCTATTACAGATCCGTTTGCCCAGAGCATTAGTAGCAATTGGAGCGGGAATAGCACTGGCTCTTTCGGGGACGCTTTTTCAGCTGACTACCCGCAATGCACTTGGTAGCCCAGACATCATTGGTATAAATGCCGGAGCCGCAGTAGGTATTATGGCATCGGTGCTTATCTGGCCCGATGTACTGCCAATTCCTTTAGGAGCCTTATTGGGAGCCGGGCTGGCTGTGTTGTTAGTTTATCTCGGAAATGGCGCAGGTCTGGGGAGAATGCAAACCGGGAAAATAGTGATATCCGGGGTTGCAGTTGCTGCATTTTGTATGGCAATGGTTGACTTTGCTGTCTCAAATATTCGCGTAGAGCAGGCTCAGCAAATACGTTCATTACTGAGTGGTAGTCTTGCCAGCAGGGGATGGCAGGATGTGACACTTATCAGTGGGCTGGTGATTTTTACTCCCGTATTGTTTTGGTTGGGCAGGCAATTAAATTATACCCATTTTGGCGATGACATCGCTAATACACTGGGTGTACCAGTACGCCTTATCCAGATTGTCAGCATATTGTTGGCAGTCATTTTTGCCGCCATGTCAGTATTAGTTGTCGGCCCTGTTTCTTTTATTGCCCTTTCTGCACCACAAATTGCCCGTCGATTAGTACATGCGAAAGGAGCCGCACTGTTTTGCTCTGCTTTGGTTGGGGCTTTACTGATGCTGTTGTCTGATTTAATTACCCTGATATTACCAACTCCGGCTCGTTTACCTGTCGGTTTAGTTACTGCGGTAATTGGTGGGATCTATTTGATGTAT
- a CDS encoding FecCD family ABC transporter permease, producing the protein MRNTRRRLSLTLGLVLMVLLTCLCVAASLSLGSKSLPLSAIWQHYWLGDQGSYYDLVINAREPRTLIGLMAGAALALAGTVTQGLLRNPLGDPGLLGVNAGAATAVVFFSFIPVLEQLPRFWTAFIGAGLSTLLFYLLSGGSRNTNPVRLVLTGAAINACLFAVVKGIILMNAQVMDSYRFWTVGSLSTMSLREASLLIPYLLVAIVLTLSLSASLNVMVFGEAIAGSLGANVARTRILSLFSATMLAAGATAMAGPIAFIGLAAPHLMRALVGSDFRWLLPYCLFAGPCLLLISDVVGRLLIAPEEIMVGIITAALGAPLLYLVAKNRTQKIMVE; encoded by the coding sequence ATGAGAAACACTAGGCGACGTCTATCTCTCACATTGGGTTTGGTATTGATGGTATTACTGACCTGTCTTTGTGTCGCCGCCAGCTTAAGTTTAGGATCGAAATCCCTACCGCTGTCAGCCATTTGGCAGCATTACTGGCTGGGGGATCAAGGCAGTTATTATGATTTAGTTATCAACGCTCGTGAACCGCGTACCCTGATTGGCTTAATGGCCGGAGCCGCACTGGCACTGGCAGGAACCGTCACTCAAGGCTTGTTACGCAATCCGTTGGGAGATCCCGGTTTGTTGGGCGTTAATGCGGGAGCGGCGACTGCGGTGGTCTTTTTCTCTTTCATTCCGGTGTTGGAGCAACTGCCTCGTTTTTGGACAGCATTTATTGGTGCCGGCTTATCAACTTTATTGTTCTACCTGCTTAGCGGGGGTTCCCGCAATACCAATCCTGTACGATTGGTTTTGACAGGAGCAGCTATCAATGCCTGCCTGTTTGCCGTGGTAAAGGGAATTATACTGATGAATGCACAGGTTATGGACAGTTATCGTTTTTGGACAGTGGGTTCTTTGAGCACCATGTCACTAAGGGAAGCAAGTTTATTGATCCCTTATCTGCTGGTGGCTATCGTTTTGACGCTTTCACTCAGTGCTTCATTAAATGTGATGGTTTTTGGCGAAGCGATCGCCGGTTCTCTCGGTGCTAATGTTGCCCGTACCCGTATATTGTCCCTATTTAGCGCCACCATGCTGGCGGCAGGAGCGACAGCAATGGCGGGCCCAATTGCCTTTATTGGTCTGGCGGCGCCACATTTGATGCGGGCCTTAGTAGGCAGTGATTTTCGCTGGTTGCTGCCTTACTGTCTGTTTGCAGGGCCTTGCCTGCTATTGATATCGGATGTTGTGGGACGATTGCTGATAGCGCCAGAGGAGATCATGGTTGGGATTATTACAGCCGCCCTTGGTGCACCGTTGCTTTATCTGGTTGCCAAAAACCGGACACAAAAAATAATGGTGGAATAG